ttaattaaacacaaacaaaaaaaaacacatggcTATATTGGCGCTTCTTCTTCTAACTGGTAAGTTTTTGTAAAGTTAAGTaattgattttataaatatgtaggtactaagtttatatgtggggacatctcagtAAGTCTCAGGGTGAAGAGTGGTCTGTATGGAAAACACTAAACCGCCTCCGGGCTGGCGTTGCCCGGACGAAGGACAATTTAAGGCGATGGGATATGCTCCCAGCCAATGCCAGCACTCTATGCAGTTGCGGAAGCCTCCAGACTACGTCACACCTTATAGAGTGTCCTAATGCCCCAAAGtgcagtcaaggagacctgatgaaggcaaatgatctcgcaataagagtagcaaaacactggaggaagttagattagtgcatttacacgattgaagaagaagaagaagtaagTACCCAGTTAAGCTCACAATCGAACAGTATAAAACGATTGACTATGTCCTAAAAGCAGTCAACCACATCTTTCATCTTTACCAAAGCTTATTTGTTTCAATCTGCTCAAAGGATAGTCTAACTAATCCATGAGACAATTTATTTCACCatattgtacctatttgtTAGTATATAAGCTATGTAACTTCCGATCttgtttgtgtacaaatatagaatattatatataactTTCTATCTCTCCACAGCAACTGCCTCAGCAGTGGCGGCGACCAACAGGATCGTCGGCGGAGCGGACGCCAGCATCGAGACTTATCCGGCTATAGTGCAGATTGAGTACCTCAACTCCACGACTTGGAGTCATGGTTGCGGCGGCAACATCCTCAGCCCGACATATGTCCTAACTGCCGCTCACTGCGTCGAGTAAGTATTTGTTCTCGAAAAGAATCGTttgattttagtttttttttgttattttattatttcatccTTTCATAGTTTATCTGACTTGATTGAGTATCTCGGACGTATTCGTCACTTGACTAAATTTATACCACAATCGCCTATTCTCACATAATTTGCCAATTGTTTTTAGCGAGGATGATCCCATGCGTATCCGCGCTGGAACCTCCTACCGTGAGACCGGCGGCACCGTCATCAATGTCGAATCCTACCTCATCCACCCTGACTACAATAAGTTCGTCTTCCTCGACGCTGACATCGCTTTGCTGCGCCTGGAGCAAGCCCTAGTCTATGGTCCAAGCATCCAGCCGGTAGCCATCTACGCTCAGGGTATTGAGGTGCCGGGTAACTCTGCAGTGGTCTTTGCCGGTTGGGGAGATACTCAGGTAAGAATTTCTTAttaatcatcataatattCTTAGTAATCATCATAATTTCTTATTAATCATCATAATTTCTTATTACTCATCATAATATTCAGTCTAATATTGTCCATTTCGATACAATGGACTCATTTAAGGAGAGCCTGAAGACCATCCTTGGCTTTCCATTCCAAGTTCAGTTGTTCAATCGGACGGCGTTTCAATCAATGTTTGTCTATCCATGGTTGTATATACTCTTCTGCCTTTACGGTTATCGGCAGTCCCACCACTAGCTCACACGCATGCTGGTAACCGCAAACGGCCTATACCCCCACTCGAGAGCAAATAAGTATGTTTCAACCAGAATGAAGCGGAAAGTTTGACCATAAAATAAGCCAGTTCCTTACCCATTTAACAAATTATCTCGTTACCCATTTGTTCAACAAATTCAATCTATCCACAGCCCGATGGCGAGCCATCTACGATATTGCAAGACGTGACCGTATATACTGTGAGCTACGAGCAATGTCGTCGTATATACGGTAGAGAGGTCACACACAACATGCTATGTGCAGGCGTCTTGGGAGTGGGCGGCAAAGGCGTGTGTTTCAGAGACTCCGGTGGCCCACTGTACTATGGAAATGTACTGGTAGGACTTCCGTCTTGGCATTTAGGGTGTGCCAGTAAGAGGTACCCGGGAGTTAATACCAAAGTGTCTGCGTTTACTGACTGGATCGTGGCTAATGCGGTGTAGTTTTGTTGCTCGGATGATTAAATCGGTGGTTGTTTAATAGTATTGTGTTTTTATTGAGTttaacggtcttattcataaaaaaaccttaaagtaggtttactgagctcaatagctacggaacactttaagcctatttgaggtttcataaaaatctctattcataatcgtTCTGTAAACCTTCagtaactatagtgatgctaatagatttcacagaccaaacattttgaaatttaccctattaagttgccggtctgacgaaaccataaacaaaaatagcgaaaactttcattcatttatcaatctctattatctatgttagccacggcgcggcacttaaaaaagtttacgttggcttaaaggcgcagtggccaagccaaaacccacaaaaaaaaattacttaaacTACTAAATTTAcggcaacttattttcagcaaatattaactcacaacaaatgtgAAATCGccaataaagcagaacagctgttgaccggccgccatgtttttgtacaataggaggtttacggaaggtatatagtagggtccagccaactttagcatatcaaggttttacgaatcagttggagagttctttagcgctattgatcgtttatgaataaagtttttttgacatttgcttatagcaggcctataggtctcccgtaactttttatgaataagaccgtaagGCTGTTAtagaaattaaaactaaaccgattataataatataatggttGCTGTAAGCAAAAAGCGTTAAAGAAGAACTAGCTTGCTAGCTGCACAAAGTGTGCCCCTTACCCGAAATACCTATATGGCTTATGCGACAAAAGACTATcgcccaaattcatagagctatTTGCcactttaaaataggtttaaaattgatgttgtgatataaaattttcacCTTTTAGACTGGCGTAGAGTCGAAACTCGTGAGATTCAAAGTCAGGTTaccttattttaaattcacaATAGTCTGCTATGTATGAGGGTATAATTTCAGTCGTCAACAGACTGTCGTTCTCTTTGTTCTGTAATCCTACTACTAGTCTACTACtaatattacctataaatgcgaaagtttgtgtgtgtatgtttggaACTTCTTctcgtcaaaacggctgaaccaattttgaCGAAAATTtagtatggagttagctgataCCCTGgtttaacacataggctactacAACTTC
The sequence above is a segment of the Plutella xylostella chromosome 29, ilPluXylo3.1, whole genome shotgun sequence genome. Coding sequences within it:
- the LOC105386251 gene encoding trypsin, alkaline B; translation: MAILALLLLTATASAVAATNRIVGGADASIETYPAIVQIEYLNSTTWSHGCGGNILSPTYVLTAAHCVDEDDPMRIRAGTSYRETGGTVINVESYLIHPDYNKFVFLDADIALLRLEQALVYGPSIQPVAIYAQGIEVPGNSAVVFAGWGDTQPDGEPSTILQDVTVYTVSYEQCRRIYGREVTHNMLCAGVLGVGGKGVCFRDSGGPLYYGNVLVGLPSWHLGCASKRYPGVNTKVSAFTDWIVANAV